The genome window GTGCCGGCACCGAGGTCTAAGGCGATCCGAGGCGGTGAAATCTTTCGTTGTCGCAGAATTTCTTCCACGGGGAAATCTTTGTGGCGTTCGGGGTTGTTTAGGGCGTCTCGTTTTTTGGGGTTAAATATATGAGGGCACATTGGTTCTCCTTGTCTTACTTTGTGATCCTTCGTATATAATATACGCTTTTTCTTTGTCATAGAAGCCCTCATAGCTATACGATGCGTATATATTTATCTATATACAGTATACAAGGAGGGCCTATGGAACACGAGCGCGCTGTTTTTGCCGGAGGATGTTTTTGGTGTACTGAGGCGGCGTTTCTGGATATGCCTGGTGTACAGCAGGTAACGTCCGGATATGTAGGGGGGCATACGGAGAACCCCACATATGAAGCTGTTTGTTCTGGAACAACCGGACATTATGAAGCTGTTGAAGTTGTCTATGATCCGTCCCTGATACCCTATGAAAAACTTCTGGATATTTTTTGGAAAAGTATCGATCCAACTGATGCTGGAGGGCAATTTTACGATCGGGGTACGCAATACAAAACTGCTATTTTTACCGATACGGAAACGCAGCAGCAGGTGGCAGAAAAAAGTAAGAGACGGCTTAATCAATCGGGGGTTTTTCCGGTTCCCGTGGTAACAGAAATTCGCAGAAGTGCACCCTTTTGGCCGGCGGAGAAGCATCACCAAAAATTTTGCCGGACACACCCGCGTCGGTATGCTGCGTATGCTGACTCATCCGGGAGAAAAGCGGCGCTTCAAAGGTTATGGAAAAAACAGCGTCGTGCGAAAAGGATGGGCGATTTAAGCCCCCTTCAGAAAAAGGTTGCCTTTGAAGGGGGCACTGAGCCTCCCTT of Chitinivibrio alkaliphilus ACht1 contains these proteins:
- the msrA gene encoding peptide-methionine (S)-S-oxide reductase MsrA, translating into MEHERAVFAGGCFWCTEAAFLDMPGVQQVTSGYVGGHTENPTYEAVCSGTTGHYEAVEVVYDPSLIPYEKLLDIFWKSIDPTDAGGQFYDRGTQYKTAIFTDTETQQQVAEKSKRRLNQSGVFPVPVVTEIRRSAPFWPAEKHHQKFCRTHPRRYAAYADSSGRKAALQRLWKKQRRAKRMGDLSPLQKKVAFEGGTEPPFNNEYWNTKEEGIYVDISTGQPLFASIHKYDSGTGWPSFFDTIDDTAVVFREEYQHGTKRCEIRSREGDIHLGHVFDDGPRPTQKRYCVNSASLRFIPRSDLSRHGYEQYEYLFE